One part of the Lotus japonicus ecotype B-129 chromosome 2, LjGifu_v1.2 genome encodes these proteins:
- the LOC130740071 gene encoding mitochondrial uncoupling protein 5: protein MGLKGFAEGGIASIIAGCSTHPLDLIKVRMQLQGEANAAPKPVQQLRPALAFQNGSTIHVAAHPHSPPPPPMPQPRVGPISVGVRLVQQEGLRALFSGVSATVLRQMLYSTTRMGLYDILKQKWSNGGNMPLSRKIEAGLIAGGIGAAVGNPADVAMVRMQADGRLPAAQRRNYSSVVDAITRMAKQEGVTSLWRGSSLTVNRAMLVTASQLASYDQFKEMILEKGLMRDGLGTHVTASFAAGFVAAVASNPVDVIKTRVMNMKVEPGAEPPYAGALDCALKTVRAEGPMALYKGFIPTISRQGPFTVVLFVTLEQVRKMFKDY, encoded by the coding sequence ATGGGCCTTAAAGGTTTCGCAGAAGGAGGCATCGCTTCCATCATCGCCGGTTGCTCCACCCACCCTCTAGATCTCATCAAGGTCCGCATGCAGCTCCAGGGTGAAGCCAACGCTGCCCCTAAACCGGTTCAACAACTCCGACCCGCTCTCGCCTTCCAAAACGGTTCAACCATCCACGTGGCGGCGCATCCACATTCTCCTCCGCCGCCGCCGATGCCACAACCCCGCGTGGGCCCCATTTCTGTTGGCGTCCGTCTTGTTCAACAAGAAGGCCTCCGCGCACTCTTCTCCGGCGTCTCCGCCACCGTCCTCCGTCAGATGCTGTACTCCACCACCCGCATGGGCCTCTACGACATCCTCAAGCAGAAGTGGTCCAACGGCGGAAACATGCCGCTCTCACGCAAGATCGAGGCCGGACTCATCGCCGGTGGAATCGGCGCCGCTGTTGGCAACCCCGCCGACGTCGCCATGGTGCGAATGCAGGCCGACGGGAGGCTCCCGGCGGCGCAGCGCCGGAACTACTCATCTGTAGTCGACGCCATCACCAGGATGGCGAAGCAGGAGGGAGTCACCAGCCTCTGGCGCGGTTCATCGCTGACTGTGAACCGCGCGATGCTGGTGACGGCGTCGCAGCTGGCGTCGTACGACCAGTTCAAGGAGATGATTCTGGAGAAGGGTTTGATGCGTGACGGGCTTGGGACCCACGTGACGGCGAGTTTCGCGGCGGGGTTTGTGGCGGCGGTTGCGTCGAACCCGGTTGATGTGATTAAGACGAGGGTGATGAACATGAAGGTGGAGCCTGGGGCGGAGCCGCCGTACGCCGGCGCGTTGGACTGTGCCTTGAAGACTGTGCGTGCTGAGGGACCCATGGCTCTCTATAAGGGATTCATACCTACAATTTCTAGGCAGGGACCCTTCACCGTGGTGCTGTTCGTGACATTGGAACAGGTCCGCAAGATGTTCAAGGATTACTag